The Bacteroidota bacterium genome includes a region encoding these proteins:
- a CDS encoding pirin family protein produces the protein MSIRPVKRIIQAQPTLEGAGVHLRRAFGFGQTEEFDPFLLLDDFRNENPADYLAGFPWHPHRGIETITYVLAGEVNHGDSLGNKGKLGAGDIQWMTAGSGILHQEMPRGDPHGRMHGFQLWANLPSSLKMTRPRYQDISSGEIPEVTDDDGTRARIISGDFWGKTGPVEGVAADPRYLDIAVPPGKSKTLPVETTRHAFAYVFEGDGRFASASKPQPVRTDRVGSTGGEVYEMAGNRSLVLFDRGDEVTVQAGEKGIRFLLVSGQPLEEPVAWRGPIVMNTQEELRQAYAELQNGTFIKSR, from the coding sequence ATGTCGATCAGACCTGTCAAGCGGATCATCCAGGCTCAACCCACGCTCGAAGGGGCCGGAGTGCACTTGCGCCGGGCGTTCGGGTTCGGGCAGACGGAGGAGTTCGATCCGTTCTTGCTGTTGGATGATTTCCGGAATGAGAATCCCGCCGACTACCTTGCGGGTTTTCCATGGCATCCGCATCGGGGAATTGAGACTATTACGTACGTCCTCGCAGGGGAGGTCAACCACGGGGACAGTCTGGGGAACAAGGGGAAGCTGGGCGCAGGCGATATCCAATGGATGACGGCGGGAAGCGGAATCCTCCATCAGGAAATGCCCCGTGGAGATCCGCACGGGCGGATGCACGGATTTCAGTTATGGGCGAACCTTCCTTCGTCGCTGAAAATGACGCGGCCGCGTTATCAGGATATTTCATCCGGGGAAATTCCGGAGGTGACGGACGACGATGGTACCAGGGCCCGGATTATTTCCGGAGATTTCTGGGGAAAGACAGGCCCGGTGGAGGGTGTCGCAGCGGATCCCCGGTATCTCGACATCGCGGTTCCCCCGGGGAAGTCGAAAACACTCCCCGTGGAGACGACACGCCACGCGTTCGCGTACGTTTTTGAAGGCGACGGCAGGTTCGCTTCGGCCTCGAAGCCGCAGCCGGTGAGAACAGATCGCGTCGGCTCGACGGGCGGCGAGGTCTACGAAATGGCTGGAAATCGATCTCTCGTGCTCTTCGACAGGGGCGACGAGGTAACGGTTCAAGCCGGCGAGAAGGGTATCAGATTCTTGCTGGTGTCCGGCCAGCCGCTCGAGGAGCCTGTCGCCTGGCGCGGTCCCATCGTGATGAATACGCAGGAGGAGCTGCGTCAGGCCTATGCCGAGCTCCAGAACGGAACGTTTATCAAGAGTCGATGA
- a CDS encoding DUF2630 family protein has translation MDDGQVLKHIKDLTDEEERLYTRENLSDKEVRRLQQMKVELDQCWDLLRQRQALRSAGKNPDDARVRPPDIVENYEQ, from the coding sequence ATGGATGACGGGCAGGTACTGAAACACATCAAGGATTTAACCGACGAGGAGGAACGCCTTTACACACGGGAAAACCTCAGCGACAAGGAAGTGCGCCGGCTCCAACAGATGAAGGTCGAGTTGGATCAGTGCTGGGACCTTCTCCGCCAGAGGCAAGCCCTGCGATCAGCGGGCAAGAACCCCGATGACGCGAGGGTTCGCCCTCCCGATATCGTCGAAAACTATGAGCAGTAG